In a genomic window of Allomeiothermus silvanus DSM 9946:
- a CDS encoding CPBP family intramembrane glutamic endopeptidase, translating to MFARVICVLFAIQGGLFALGLLWMSLAGYPVLRSPDALRDTLAFFLLCGGLWGLEQVFSRLFPHSFRHAEALHRQLGLAMQQGGLTYPQALGLAGASGLGEEFFFRGALQNFLVGFLGPIGILVQAVIFAAFHPIPDRKAWAYPLYTLFAGLLFGLSYALTGSLIPGILAHYLHNARGFYELLDTKPAT from the coding sequence GTGTTCGCCCGCGTGATCTGCGTACTCTTCGCCATCCAAGGCGGGCTTTTTGCCCTTGGCCTGCTGTGGATGAGCCTGGCCGGTTATCCTGTTTTGCGTTCCCCCGACGCCCTGCGGGATACGTTAGCGTTTTTTCTGCTCTGTGGGGGGTTGTGGGGCCTCGAGCAGGTCTTCTCTCGCCTCTTCCCTCACTCCTTCCGTCACGCCGAAGCCCTGCACCGCCAACTGGGGCTCGCCATGCAACAAGGCGGGCTGACCTACCCCCAAGCGCTGGGTCTGGCAGGGGCCTCAGGGCTGGGTGAGGAGTTTTTCTTTCGCGGCGCGCTACAAAACTTTTTGGTCGGGTTTTTAGGCCCTATCGGGATCTTGGTCCAAGCCGTGATCTTCGCCGCGTTTCACCCTATACCTGACCGCAAGGCCTGGGCTTACCCCCTCTATACCCTCTTCGCCGGGCTCCTGTTCGGGCTCAGCTACGCCCTCACCGGGAGCCTGATCCCCGGCATCTTGGCCCATTACCTGCACAACGCTCGAGGGTTTTACGAACTGCTCGACACCAAGCCCGCCACCTGA
- a CDS encoding Lrp/AsnC family transcriptional regulator, which yields MITAFVMIQARRELIPETGEAIAELPGVAEVYSVTGEWDLIALLRLTDFEQLDDVVTMGLRKMPGVERTQTFLAFRAYPKKLLEQGFGLGSEAIE from the coding sequence ATGATCACCGCCTTTGTGATGATCCAAGCTCGCCGAGAGCTAATCCCCGAGACCGGGGAAGCCATCGCCGAATTGCCCGGTGTGGCCGAGGTCTACTCCGTAACCGGGGAGTGGGACCTGATCGCCCTACTACGCCTTACAGATTTCGAGCAGCTCGACGACGTGGTTACGATGGGTCTACGCAAGATGCCCGGGGTGGAGCGCACCCAGACCTTTTTGGCCTTCCGCGCCTACCCCAAAAAACTGCTCGAGCAAGGCTTCGGGTTAGGTTCAGAGGCCATCGAGTAG
- a CDS encoding metallophosphoesterase, protein MRVFAIADPHLSRAFPKPMDIFGGNWEGHPEAFFSGWREMVGPEDLVIIAGDISWAMRLEDALLDLQDIAKLPGTKVLLRGNHDYWWGSIGRVRSALPNSMYALQNDSLVIGDVAIAGTRGWDVPGSRELTPEDAKIYRREVERLRLSLESLKGKPYRYLVLALHYPPFGPGGEKSAFTDLIEQYRPDAVLYGHLHGADGRRLPQDWKGIPLHFVAADYLQFKPKLIFDTSLRNDSPEE, encoded by the coding sequence GTGCGCGTTTTTGCCATCGCCGACCCTCACCTCTCCCGGGCCTTCCCCAAACCCATGGATATCTTCGGGGGCAACTGGGAGGGCCACCCCGAGGCATTTTTTAGCGGCTGGCGCGAGATGGTAGGGCCAGAGGATCTGGTAATCATCGCCGGGGACATCTCCTGGGCGATGCGGCTCGAGGACGCCCTATTAGATCTCCAAGACATCGCCAAGTTGCCCGGAACAAAAGTCCTCCTGCGCGGCAACCACGACTATTGGTGGGGCTCTATCGGACGGGTACGCTCGGCTCTTCCCAACAGTATGTACGCCCTGCAAAACGACTCGTTGGTGATCGGGGATGTAGCCATCGCCGGGACCCGGGGTTGGGATGTTCCCGGTAGCCGCGAACTCACCCCTGAGGACGCAAAGATCTACCGGCGGGAGGTAGAGCGGCTGCGCCTCTCGCTCGAGAGCCTAAAGGGCAAACCCTACCGGTATTTGGTGCTGGCCCTGCACTATCCCCCCTTCGGCCCCGGCGGGGAGAAAAGCGCCTTCACCGACCTGATCGAGCAATACCGCCCTGACGCAGTACTCTACGGGCACCTCCACGGTGCCGACGGGCGGCGGCTGCCCCAAGACTGGAAGGGCATCCCGCTCCACTTTGTCGCGGCAGATTATCTACAGTTCAAACCCAAGCTTATCTTTGATACTTCGCTGCGCAACGATAGCCCAGAGGAGTGA
- a CDS encoding phage head spike fiber domain-containing protein → MSIPRAFGFVLLLLVGCTPPASNPGLSDLQVNPTNNTVMAQAQGVQSLGEVRFAFNGGPQEALQTPQGSLSVVIPLSGKVCYGANRLDLEVQSQVGNSDIILRRSYTFKFEPAKPTLNVPDTVQAVVGKSAVVTARVESVVAFGCPAQLRLDPGGPEAVPATVPGGADLILPAKSAVGDYPFTVVAQLGELRLEHPITLRVGSPPPPARLTLQLEGINSAPVSVIRKRDGAKVFEGTITGSKTLEGLEAGTYTAIPAKVPGFTEPLPWEGSLNPGDTVTVTLKYVAGTGPVEPGITLLAPGPTVTQPRFEISVKVDNPAQYSLMHALFEDKGILTSWSVEPNKTLYSAQVTLNPEQYNGPHILRIRLVKAGKLVDGPAQQVTLNVPWNGAGELEFLGLPPSVSLEPGQSLSLSGTLRSVNGYEGPTFLRVTSTPGISVSLNPTQADVVPAGEVPLQLSVGVPAQASGLYIVTLEAKDQWELKHFYKSLYVNVLAKPTVTLTLPPDPLVKSPVPVSAQVQGGGSIAKVDFYLDDTLKSTDTTAPYEWNWVPDLLSNGSHTFKAVATTAGGLTGEAQATRRLELPFGVRNTLNLGVNFSAGPLTLGGFVYIGGNTVGGSGQVFRINPTDLSKTSYTFDREAVRALVVESGRFYVATSSSVYELLPDLSAAKHMWTPDSGDFCCLRGGGKVYAAYGSSIRLIGTEQTVDVGEPIRALAPQGATLYAATDTRILRLSVTDFSLLQYQPLTVQVRGLEAAFNRLWVLSDAKLERHLPDLNPVRDPDALESPAWEHDEGTVVKANAAKAPDGKTTAEQVTVKTDTHYLRQSVAVAPETAYTFSFYARNDLGKVASYAVYDLDGNEIVPPTPYIDPEEKAWKRVSVTFTTPPGVKGITLYLLKDSGEGVNLFLWGVRLDKGANPAPFESVVRQTLCGAPSGMVLLADLWVSDGGGCLTRAIANGSTSQPYKATPGLAFTPGPSGIKLYLAHTDGTLVALQSDGTVLKKEKPLSETPLLGIAVLDRLWVPYDGGKLRVIDPVP, encoded by the coding sequence ATGTCCATACCTCGAGCCTTCGGATTCGTGCTGCTCTTACTGGTAGGGTGTACGCCCCCCGCGTCCAACCCCGGCCTGAGCGATCTTCAGGTAAATCCCACCAACAACACCGTGATGGCCCAAGCCCAAGGCGTGCAAAGCCTGGGTGAGGTTCGTTTTGCTTTCAACGGCGGCCCCCAGGAGGCCCTGCAAACCCCCCAGGGTTCGCTCAGCGTAGTAATTCCGCTGTCTGGAAAAGTGTGTTATGGCGCAAACCGGCTAGACCTCGAGGTCCAAAGCCAAGTAGGCAACAGCGACATTATTTTGCGGCGCTCTTATACATTCAAATTTGAACCCGCCAAGCCTACTCTCAACGTGCCCGATACTGTTCAAGCCGTCGTCGGCAAATCCGCAGTGGTAACAGCTCGGGTGGAAAGTGTGGTGGCTTTTGGCTGTCCGGCCCAACTCCGGCTCGATCCTGGGGGCCCTGAAGCGGTACCGGCTACTGTACCGGGCGGTGCCGACCTCATCCTACCGGCTAAAAGCGCGGTAGGCGATTACCCCTTTACGGTGGTGGCCCAGCTCGGGGAGTTGCGGCTTGAGCACCCTATCACCCTCAGGGTCGGCTCCCCACCCCCCCCAGCCCGGCTCACGCTACAGCTCGAGGGTATTAATAGCGCACCCGTCAGCGTGATTCGCAAACGTGACGGGGCCAAGGTCTTCGAGGGAACCATTACCGGTAGTAAAACCCTGGAAGGGCTCGAGGCCGGAACCTATACCGCCATTCCCGCAAAGGTACCGGGCTTCACCGAGCCGCTGCCCTGGGAGGGCAGCCTAAACCCCGGAGACACTGTCACTGTCACACTCAAATACGTAGCCGGGACCGGCCCGGTCGAGCCGGGGATCACCCTGCTGGCCCCGGGGCCTACTGTGACCCAGCCCCGCTTCGAGATCAGCGTCAAGGTGGATAACCCGGCCCAGTACAGCCTGATGCATGCCCTTTTCGAGGACAAGGGCATTCTCACCTCCTGGTCGGTGGAGCCCAACAAGACCCTCTACTCGGCCCAGGTAACCCTCAACCCCGAGCAGTACAACGGCCCGCACATCCTGCGCATCCGATTAGTCAAAGCCGGCAAGCTGGTAGACGGACCCGCTCAGCAGGTCACCCTTAATGTACCTTGGAACGGGGCCGGAGAACTGGAATTTTTGGGCCTTCCGCCCAGCGTAAGCCTCGAGCCCGGTCAAAGCCTATCCCTCTCAGGTACCCTGCGCTCGGTGAACGGCTACGAGGGGCCGACCTTCCTGAGGGTCACCTCCACCCCGGGGATCAGCGTCAGCCTGAACCCCACCCAGGCCGACGTCGTCCCGGCGGGCGAGGTACCGTTGCAACTCAGCGTGGGGGTTCCGGCCCAGGCCAGCGGGCTCTATATAGTCACGCTCGAGGCCAAGGACCAGTGGGAGCTTAAGCACTTCTATAAAAGCCTCTATGTGAACGTGTTGGCCAAGCCCACCGTGACCCTCACCCTGCCCCCCGATCCCTTAGTCAAGTCCCCGGTCCCGGTATCGGCCCAGGTGCAGGGCGGAGGAAGCATCGCCAAAGTGGACTTTTACTTAGACGATACGCTTAAATCCACCGATACCACCGCTCCCTACGAGTGGAATTGGGTCCCCGATCTACTCAGCAACGGAAGCCATACTTTTAAGGCGGTCGCCACCACCGCAGGCGGCCTCACCGGCGAGGCCCAAGCCACCCGGCGTCTCGAGCTGCCCTTCGGCGTGCGAAACACCCTTAACCTGGGGGTCAACTTTAGCGCGGGCCCGCTGACCCTGGGCGGTTTCGTCTACATCGGTGGGAATACTGTAGGGGGAAGCGGACAGGTCTTCCGCATCAACCCCACCGACCTTAGCAAGACCAGCTACACTTTCGACCGGGAGGCGGTACGGGCGCTGGTGGTCGAGAGCGGGCGGTTCTACGTCGCCACCAGCTCGAGCGTGTATGAGTTGCTCCCCGACCTGAGTGCGGCTAAGCACATGTGGACACCCGATAGCGGCGACTTCTGCTGCTTGCGTGGAGGGGGCAAGGTATACGCCGCTTATGGTTCATCAATCCGGCTGATCGGCACTGAACAGACCGTGGACGTGGGCGAGCCCATCCGGGCCCTGGCTCCGCAGGGGGCTACCCTCTACGCGGCTACCGATACCCGTATCCTGCGGCTTTCCGTCACGGATTTCTCCCTCCTGCAGTACCAGCCGCTGACAGTCCAAGTGCGGGGTCTCGAGGCAGCCTTTAACCGGCTGTGGGTGCTGAGTGACGCTAAGCTCGAGCGCCACCTGCCCGATCTGAACCCCGTGCGTGACCCTGACGCGTTGGAAAGCCCAGCCTGGGAGCACGACGAGGGAACCGTCGTGAAAGCCAATGCGGCTAAAGCCCCCGACGGGAAAACCACCGCCGAACAGGTGACGGTGAAGACCGATACCCACTACCTGCGGCAGAGCGTGGCGGTAGCCCCCGAAACCGCTTACACCTTCAGCTTCTACGCTCGCAATGACCTTGGCAAGGTAGCTTCTTACGCCGTCTACGACCTTGACGGTAACGAGATCGTGCCCCCCACTCCTTACATAGACCCCGAAGAGAAAGCCTGGAAGCGGGTCAGCGTGACCTTCACCACCCCACCCGGGGTCAAGGGCATCACCCTCTATTTGCTCAAGGACTCCGGCGAGGGGGTAAACCTGTTTTTGTGGGGGGTGCGGCTCGACAAGGGAGCTAACCCGGCCCCCTTCGAGTCGGTGGTTCGGCAGACCCTATGCGGTGCGCCTAGCGGGATGGTGCTGCTTGCCGATCTTTGGGTAAGCGACGGGGGCGGCTGTCTAACTCGAGCCATCGCCAACGGCAGCACTTCGCAACCCTACAAGGCTACTCCCGGGCTGGCCTTCACCCCCGGCCCAAGTGGCATCAAGCTCTATCTAGCCCACACCGACGGAACTCTGGTGGCTCTCCAAAGCGATGGAACTGTGCTTAAAAAAGAGAAGCCCCTCAGCGAGACTCCCCTGCTGGGTATAGCTGTGCTGGACCGGCTGTGGGTTCCTTACGACGGGGGCAAGCTGCGGGTGATAGACCCGGTGCCCTGA